The following coding sequences lie in one Corticium candelabrum chromosome 10, ooCorCand1.1, whole genome shotgun sequence genomic window:
- the LOC134185286 gene encoding HEAT repeat-containing protein 5B-like, which produces MASAQAQPRAQSRDLISYLKTLPVVMLDRLFSHPPTCVVVFRGLPHLARLYVMRLLFADQPVPTSLVTAWATAEAQSKHQESVERLCELHVWNEQTMPGGRISIALHPVFRTSLQMALCGSEVPGSFMGAVPATGLDKHAKDVEFLDKYAHERWESVLHYMVGSPQAASSVSRDVVVLLVQSGLISLSEKQTVPVITPAGFQFLLMDTSSQIWHFILQYLDTTEARSMDLAECLQLLFQLSFCTLGKDYSSEGLTDTQLQFMQHLRELAFQRIPAAKQSAFLYEWIDGVTRNISKCSKPDLKANQKLLVGQILKKVKQSPEAAIRQSLACCLCAVYTVGDSLGLVETVNRLNDIIKNRDDSPSYQSTRIAAIDAIGRLYESLGQMAGSSSNETIQILSRVVKTMEADCKLEALLALRRVMIGLSISASFAHKDILKLARSQLADRSQPVRSAAAKCCLELANHSLVIYTSELDGVVASCLKSFDGSSYDVRSNIAQLLGTLVAKSQQHKNPSYVQTKVKVKWPSLDEVLNLLSNGFLKGSGELLKSAVSREVRIGVAEAYTVFLNEVGGVWVENNLAAILKHLLLLLAQPKAISSHIEAVYSRKCVAFIIRWIVTRLLGESSQLQAAKIITELMGQVVKMSVGGGSGQESGQQEYPQAMQHVLSCAFLELGFILRQLGTAALNLVADNKQIVEAVLSGLSYPSDAVRLGAAWCMRSIALALPSQLAPLLQTFVNRLNEDIQLSDVILGYSYGGAALLGAVRDCPLGIPFAKGKEVFHLAENLLRSASQNSRLSLAKTKAGWTLLGAVITLGSSVVKHHLPRLLLLWRNAFPRSPKELEAEKAQGDGFSWQVTLEGRAGALNALRCFVICCRDLMTENVTRRLLAPAEGALAMLPSLPGLAKTFGANIKGSAALVRLRLNQTLVQFPPKVFEGSFSSLLRELVAEFTLAESSTNTSTSLLRSMCHQGDTILLGSWLEETDHKLIEDQLQPNSAAGSGALEHDATCVYLEPEESDILGPLPLGVTVIDSSVALFGRVFPHVAVKHRQQLVSHFSDCIRQSRSSRQQAVQLNIFTGFLAALKGLVENKSTLGSDDIIETASNLILSALASSDLILRCAAGEALGRLAQVVGNSKFVASTVQECFDKLKTARDAVSRTGHSLVLGCLHRYVGGLGSGQHITASVSILHALAQDVSSPVVQVWALHALALITDAGGPMFRGYVEPTLSLILSLLLSVSTSNVEVFQCLGQCLAALITSVGPELQGSAMRNQFVVGCAVLNAHPDAVVRASAIACLQQLQLFAPQSCDISDNTPSLCLSLNSNHLLLRRAAAAFLKQLSHRQVDQVIHHANEAVAKGLLSKSLGETLFDLLDVETDARLTADVKDILLSMFTSLSSKNPRHWLGLCHKVLGSTSTGQRTDSGGASQKADEEEEGEDASRFTAPTVENVGQTNVGSRWSTKVFAVECIRKMLSVCSRDKAHVDLALARQTGADYLVCHLAELVRTSFIAATGNVNSLRLVGLNTIEEVIKLFAATPDPDFEGHAVFEQYQAQVGAALRPAFAYDTPPNIKAKACQVCSTWLSCGVCRDIGDLRRIQQLLMTSLQKLRTAQNPSEQAKSVYNESTVTMEKLAVLKAWAEIYIQAKSEIEKQRATKRRSPSVDDAVAVDESSQLIEIVKPEMKDLSKLWLSALRDHALLGLPSQFGPQLPPDGGAFYSPDTMESARSHYRSSWPAFLQAAAFWLSDEGFDSEVTTTHLDKKQRNTGWFHLLLGLCVEALVSPIPEDGANPVIASLQSMAELLAAQWPRQCLGGNHSLAIEVLAVMHRVVLTYHKPEHQALAARIVNQVVSSAVESLTDQADTNDYPKPTLASVDDLAVGKSVVFAALQVAICLLFQRFPSLRLIGLQQSLQVQKVHPVQSVHTPDTSIALVIETLHQVLSLCDVPAAINILPSILMLIVRVLEEHIGSSSVIVSACIQALQVIMSKELPADKQASDSWVELLCSAYVTLLEMTKTQLQMVDQCSAVWYSNVLVLLGSILLSAPDVVTAVKELQEKCCDVFQRGIENRDIQVRLRVVQTLSTVITKKHNSAAVPFIHSLGPKVIQLVQAASGKQINSEEELRFIKECVGVVETLVSVCEDANRVKLLALFIPLVIDLLRETEGTRTNKHNKQLQDFTLDKLKKIGPMYPQEFKVIIGASPDLKQRLEAALRASQVAAKEATSSARVQTQGGQPAAPTIKLKTTFGKF; this is translated from the exons GTTGGTTCACCACAAGCTGCTTCTAGTGTCAGTcgtgatgttgttgttttacttGTCCAATCGGGTCTTATTTCACTCTCTGAGAAACAGACAGTGCCAGTCATTACCCCAGCTGGCTTTCAGTTTTTGCTCATGGACACATCGTCACAGATATGGCACTTTATTCTTCAATATCTTGACACAACTGAA GCTCGATCGATGGATCTAGCTGAGTGTCTTCAGTTACTGTTCCAGCTTAGTTTCTGTACTCTTGGTAAAGACTACTCGTCAGAAGGTTTGACCGACACACAGCTTCAGTTCATGCAACATCTTCGAGAGCTTG CTTTTCAACGTATCCCAGCTGCTAAACAAAGTGCTTTCCTATACGAGTGGATTGACGGCGTGACTAGAAACATCAGCAAGTGCTCGAAA CCGGACCTAAAAGCCAATCAAAAGCTTTTGGTAGGACAGATATTGAAGAAAGTAAAGCAGTCTCCCGAAGCAGCTATTCGCCAGTCTCtggcttgttgtttgtgtgctgtCTACACAGTCGGTGATAGCTTGGGGCTGGTCGAGACTGTCAATAGGTTGAATGACATAATTAAGAACAGAGATGACAGCCCTTCATATCAAAGTACAAGGAT AGCTGCAATAGATGCTATAGGTCGACTATATGAGTCTCTTGGACAAATG GCTGGTTCCAGTTCAAACGAAACAATACAGATCCTATCCAGAGTTGTCAAAACAATGGAA GCTGATTGCAAACTAGAAGCTTTGCTAGCTCTTCGGAGAGTAATGATTGGTCTCAGTATTTCTGCTTCTTTTGCACACAAGGATATACTAAAGCTGGCTCGTAGTCAGCTGGCAGACAGGTCACAACCAGTGCGAAGTGCTGCTGCTAAG TGTTGCTTGGAGCTTGCCAATCACAGTTTGGTGATTTATACGTCTGAATTGGATGGTGTCGTTGCCAGCTGCTTGAAATCATTTGATGGATCTAGTTATGATGTGCGCTCTAACATTGCTCAACTGCTTGGCACATTGGTGGCCAAGTcgcaacaacacaaaaatccATCTTATGTTCAGACGAAAGTTAAAGTCAAGTGGCCCAGCTTGGATGAGGTCTTGAACTTGTTGTCGAATGGATTTCTTAAAGGTAGTGGAGAATTGCTAAAGTCGGCAGTGAGTCGTGAGGTCAGAATCGGAGTGGCTGAG GCATATACTGTGTTTCTTAACGAAGTGGGTGGGGTGTGGGTCGAGAATAACCTTGCAGCGATTCTCAAGCATTTGCTGCTCTTGCTTGCACAACCAAAGGCCATCTCATCTCACATCGAAGCTGTCTACAGTCGTAAATGTGTTGCATTCATTATTCGCTGGATTGTCACTCGTCTTCTTGGGGAATCAAGTCAACTACAAGCAGCTAAGATAATCACTGAGCTTATGGGTCAAGTGGTGAAGATGTCGGTTGGAGGAGGAAGCGGGCAAGAGAGTGGACAGCAAGAGTATCCACAAGCAATGCAGCATGTTCTGTCTTGTGCTTTTCTTGAGCTCGGGTTTATTCTTCGACAGCTTGGCACGGCTGCTTTGAACCTTGTTGCTGACAATAAACAGATTGTCGAAGCAGTCTTGTCTGGTTTGTCATATCCGAGTGACGCTGTGCGTCTTGGTGCTGCGTGGTGTATGAGGTCGATAGCGCTTGCATTGCCATCACAATTGGCTCCTCTTTTGCAAACGTTTGTGAATAGGCTGAATGAGGACATACAGTTATCGGATGTCATTTTAGGATACTCGTATGGTGGTGCTGCATTACTGGGAGCTGTAAGAGATTGCCCACTGGGTATTCCATTTGCAAAAGGAAAG GAGGTATTCCATCTTGCTGAAAATCTACTGAGAAGTGCTTCTCAGAACAGCCGATTGTCACTAGCAAAGACAAAAGCAGGCTGGACTCTCCTGGGCGCAGTCATCACTTTAG GCTCGTCTGTTGTAAAGCATCATCTGCctcgtcttcttcttctttggaGAAATGCTTTCCCACGTTCACCAAAGGAACTGGAAGCAGAGAAGGCACAAGGTGATGGTTTCTCGTGGCAAGTCACTCTCGAAGGACGTGCCGGAGCTCTGAATG CGTTGAGATGCTTTGTGATATGCTGTAGGGATCTGATGACAGAGAATGTCACTCGGCGATTGCTAGCTCCTGCTGAAGGGGCTCTGGCTATGCTTCCAAG CTTGCCCGGTCTTGCAAAGACTTTTGGTGCAAATATCAAAGGGTCAGCCGCTTTGGTTAGACTTCGTCTGAATCAAACTCTCGTGCAGTTTCCTCCGAAGGTCTTTGAAG GTAGCTTCAGTTCTCTGCTTCGAGAGCTGGTTGCAGAGTTTACATTGGCTGAGAGCtctacaaacacaagcaccaGCTTACTTCGATCCATGTGTCATCAAGGAGACACGATTCTTCTTGGATCATGGCTTGAAGAAACTGACCACAAGCTTATAGAAGATCAG tTGCAACCTAATAGTGCAGCTGGTTCTGGGGCATTGGAACATGATGCAACTTGTGTGTATCTCGAACCTGAAGAGAGTGATATTCTCGGTCCATTGCCGCTTGGTGTTACCGTCATCGACAGTTCTGTGGCTCTCTTTGGTCGTGTCTTTCCTCACGTTGCTGTTAAACATCGCCAGCAGTTGGTGTCGCATTTTAGCGATTGTATAAGACAGTCGAGGTCGTCACGTCAGCAAGCAGTGCAACTCAATATTTTTACCGGCTTTCTGGCGGCATTAAAG GGATTGGTTGAAAACAAGAGCACACTCGGGTCAGATGACATAATAGAAACAGCAAGCAATCTGATATTG AGTGCTTTGGCTAGTTCTGATCTTATTCTTCGATGTGCTGCTGGAGAGGCTCTTGGACGTTTAGCACAGGTTGTTGGTAACAGCAAATTCGTTGCTTCTACTGTCCAAGAATGTTTTGATAAACTGAAGACGGCACGCGATGCTGTGTCTCGTACTGGACACTCTTTAGTTCTTGGCTGTCTACATCGCTACGTGGGAGGACTCGGTTCTGGACAGCACATCACTGCATCTGTTAGCATATTGCATGCTTTGGCTCAAGACGTCTCATCTCCTGTTGTGCAG GTTTGGGCATTGCATGCTCTTGCGCTTATCACTGATGCTGGTGGGCCAATGTTTCGTGGCTACGTTGAGCCAACTCTCAGTCTTATCCTCTCACTTCTTCTCTCTGTCTCCACATCAAATGTAGAAGTGTTTCAATGTCTTGGACAATGCTTGGCTGCACTCATCACAAGTGTCGGTCCTGAGCTCCAAGGCTCGGCGATGAGAAATCAGTTTGTTGTCGGCTGCGCTGTTCTCAATGCTCATCCTGATGCTGTTGTTAGGGCGTCTGCTATTGCCTGTCTTCAGCAACTCCAACTTTTTGCTCCACAATCGTGTGACATTTCAGACAACACACCATCACTCTGCCTATCGCTCAATAGCAATCACCTGCTGCTGCGTCGTGCAGCAGCAGCATTCCTCAAACAGCTTTCACATCGACAAGTTGACCAGGTGATTCACCACGCAAACGAAGCCGTTGCAAAAGGTTTGTTATCGAAGTCATTAGGAGAGACACTCTTTGATTTGTTGGATGTCGAAACGGATGCAAGGCTGACAGCCGACGTGAAGGACATCTTGTTGAGCATGTTCACTAGCCTCTCTAGCAAGAATCCTCGTCATTGGCTAGGTCTGTGCCACAAAGTGCTCGGATCGACATCAACAGGCCAGAGGACAGACAGCGGAGGAGCCAGTCAAAAGGcagatgaagaagaggaggGTGAAGATGCCTCTAGATTTACTGCACCGACGGTAGAGAATGTTGGTCAGACCAACGTTGGCTCGAGATGGTCAACCAAAGTATTTGCTGTCGAATGCATCAGAAAGATGCTCTCTGTCTGCAGCCGTGACAAGGCACATGTAGACCTGGCCTTGGCACGACAGACTGGTG CTGATTATCTCGTCTGTCACTTGGCCGAGTTGGTTCGAACATCGTTTATCGCTGCCACCGGAAACGTGAATTCATTACGTCTGGTGGGTCTCAATACCATTGAG GAAGTTATCAAGCTGTTTGCAGCAACTCCTGATCCCGACTTTGAAGGGCACGCTGTTTTTGAACAATACCAAGCTCAG GTTGGTGCTGCTCTTCGACCTGCGTTTGCATATGACACACCACCCAACATCAAAGCTAAAGCATGCCAG GTGTGTAGCACGTGGTTGAGTTGTGGAGTGTGTAGAGATATTGGAGATCTACGTCGCATACAGCAGTTATTGATGACGTCGCTGCAAAAGCTTCGTACTGCACAGAATCCTTCAGAACAAGCAAAATCGGTCTATAATGAAAGTACGGTTACCATGGAAAAGCTAGCAGTCTTGAAGGCGTGGGCCGAG ATCTACATTCAGGCAAAGTCTGAAATAGAGAAACAAAGGGCCACAAAGCGTCGCTCTCCATCAGTCGATGATGCGGTTGCTGTTGACGAAAGCAGCCAACTGATTGAAATTGTCAAACCCGAAATGAAAGATCTGAGTAAGCTCTGGTTGTCAGCACTAAGGGATCATGCATTGCTCGGCCTTCCTTCCCAGTTTGGTCCTCAACTACCCCCCGACGGAGGAGCATTTTACAGCCCAGATACCATGGAAAGTGCCAGAAGTCATTACCGATCATCATGGCCGGCATTTCTCCAAGCTGCTGCATTCTGGTTGTCCGATGAAGGTTTCGACAGTGAAGTGACCACAACGCACTTGGACAAGAAGCAACGAAATACAGGATGGTTCCATCTCCTCCTTGGTCTCTGTGTCGAGGCTTTGGTCAGTCCAATACCCGAAGACGGAGCTAACCCCGTAATTGCATCTCTGCAGTCAATGGCAGAGCTACTTGCCGCACAGTGGCCTCGTCAGTGTCTTGGTGGCAACCACAGTCTAGCCATTGAAGTGCTAGCCGTCATGCACCGAGTTGTACTGACATACCACAAGCCAGAGCATCAAGCTTTGGCAGCTAGAATTGTGAACCAAGTTGTTAGCTCGGCTGTTGAGTCTCTAACTGATCAAGCTGACACAAATGATTATCCAAAGCCAACATTAGCGTCAGTTGATGACCTCGCTGTTGGCAAGTCAGTCGTCTTTGCAGCTCTGCAGGTGGCCATCTGTCTCCTCTTTCAGCGATTTCCTTCACTTCGTCTAATTGGATTGCAACAGTCACTTCAAGTACAAAAAGTCCATCCAGTACAGAGTGTGCATACCCCAGACACATCAATAGCATTAGTCATTGAGACGCTTCACCAAGTTTTAAGCCTATGTGATGTGCCGGCGGCCATCAACATATTGCCATCGATCCTGATGCTGATTGTTAGAgttctggaagagcacatCGGATCATCGAGTGTCATCGTGTCCGCGTGTATTCAGGCTTTGCAGGTCATCATGAGTAAAGAACTGCCTGCTGATAAACAAGCCAGCGACTCGTGGGTGGAACTGTTGTGCTCTGCATATGTGACATTATTGGAGATGACAAAAACGCAGTTGCAAATGGTCGACCAATGTAGTGCAGTGTGGTATAGCAACGTGCTTGTCCTGCTGGGGTCGATCCTGCTCTCTGCTCCCGACGTTGTCACAGCTGTGAAGGAATTACAGGAGAaatgttgtgatgtgtttCAGCGAGGCATCGAGAATAGAGACATACAG GTTCGTCTTAGAGTTGTTCAGACTTTGTCAACTGTGATTACCAAGAAGCACAATTCTGCGGCTGTACCCTTCATTCATTCACTCGGACCCAAAGTTATTCAACTTGTTCAAGCCGCATCAGGCAAACAGATCAACTCGGAAGAAGAGTTGCGATTTATTAAGGAATGTGTGGGCGTTGTAGAAACCTTGGTATCCGTATGCGAAGATGCGAATC GTGTGAAACTTCTCGCATTATTTATTCCTCTAGTCATTGATTTATTACGAGAAACGGAGGGAACgcgtacaaacaaacacaacaaacagctaCAAGACTTTACACTTGACAAATTGAAGAAGATTGGTCCGATGTACCCACAGGAATTCAAAGTTATTATTGGTGCAAGTCCTGACTTAAAGCAGCGACTCGAGGCGGCACTTCGAGCCAGCCAGGTAGCTGCTAAGGAAGCCACCTCGTCTGCAAGGGTTCAGACACAAGGTGGGCAACCGGCGGCACCAACTATCAAATTGAAGACTACGTTTGGTAAATTTTGA
- the LOC134185567 gene encoding LOW QUALITY PROTEIN: dynein axonemal intermediate chain 3-like (The sequence of the model RefSeq protein was modified relative to this genomic sequence to represent the inferred CDS: deleted 2 bases in 1 codon), translating into MAAQATSGVAGDQSVDAGATQTGEGELTATPQVPEDIKPLFFTTTTQQIFECTVDTDVTRENPWKLIKKEKILEDFKMRAAISDFHPAKQIILNYPAEELLVVYDDAYQYGQNFYLCISEEAKERVMNPPVEEGKEEGGVDEAEEEAPLQPPVSERPIKPWISLGSEKEIEEERTVDNRPLVSYIFSRRRKHFGHPVLFTDMNASNHREQYVEYLSYEEHNYDLQRLEKDIGVQAVVEVTENYSQTTWAVPRNASTQYAPRVMTNSDMQKAMESEEVLSLCQSVLQSVESALQQNVIMDVFADDFQQLADEETTFSSKSDSSLKEYQSFTDLQFSKDKTITCIEWHPTVKGVVAVSCAERLSFDERINQSSYLITQPSLVLIWSFTDPIHPQIMLEAPDDIFIFKFNPTNPNYIAGGCLNGQVVLWDISAHEDRLRSQKESGHSDKSKTATLLDDEKPEHAPIIRYCAVSSIEHGHTMCIEDLQWLPDHMELTRMGDVLENQQNYCNQLMTCATDGHVMIWDTRPLQRKRMKRSLSMCVPSTQHQYQQLKYLDLVWRPMIKIPLPKGRGNAEFPAVSFSIRERQQGPLWGLKVRVAASTSSIKTFPAKQPEKIAEEPEKPGEKSTSEVTPLDHVSTKFYVGTEDGEVVYISWKMEKDPESGQPVASQPLHSMSPHCGTVRCVQRSPFFNDILLTVGGWDFCIWKEGVNNGPLLKSTSAPVQLTGGHWSPSRAGVFFIARADGNIEVWDFLDRSHEPSKMQNVSAASITSIYPFQLSAKQQLLAVGDRLGTLHIVEIPWSYRHAASSEVSSVEGFFDREVKRLQYFDERARNRNIRQPDVAIVSAGDEKEAAQKEYDAYLETEHKLLVQLGLREEKPDD; encoded by the exons ATGGCGGCGCAGGCAACCTCCGGAGTCGCAGGCGATCAGTCAGTCGACGCTGGAGCTACTCAAACGGGAGAAGGCGAACTGACAGCAACTCCACAGGTTCCAGAAGACATCAAGCCTCTCTTCTTCACGACCACCACCCAGCAGATATTTGAATGCACTGTGGACACAGACGTAACGAGAGAAAATCCTTGGAAATTGATAAAGAAGGAGAAGATCTTGGAAGACTTTAAAATGCGTGCTGCCATATCAGATTTTCATCCCGCCAAGCAAATTATTCTA AATTACCCAGCAGAAGAATTGTTGGTAGTGTACGATGATGCATATCAATACGGTCAAaatttctatttgtgcatCAGCGAAGAAGCCAAAGAACGAGTTATGAAT CCTCCTGTGGAAGAGGGAAAGGAAGAAGGAGGTGTGGACGAGGCTGAAGAGGAAGCACCGTTACAACCACCAGTTTCAGAGCGACCAATAAAGCCATGGATTTCACTCGGAAGTGAGAAAGAGATAGAAGAAGAGCGAACTGTGGACAACAGACCACTG GTTTCATACATCTTTTCAAGAAGACGAAAACACTTTGGTCACCCAGTACTGTTTACAGACATGAACGCTAGTAACCATCGTGAACAATATGTTGAGTACCTATCATACGAGGAGCACAACTATGACTTGCAACGATTAGAGAAAGACATAGGCGTACAG GCTGTGGTTGAAGTGACTGAAAATTACAGCCAGACAACATG GGCTGTGCCACGAAATGCATCAACCCAGTATGCTCCACGTGTGATGACCAATTCAGACATGCAGAAGGCAATGGAATCGGAGGAAGTTCTAAGcctttgtcagtctgtcctgCAAAG TGTTGAATCAGCTCTCCAGCAGAATGTAATCATGGACGTTTTTGCTGACGATTTTCAACAGCTGGCAGACGAGGAAACGACATTTAGTAGTAAATCAGACAGTTCACTGAAGGAATATCAATCATTTACAGACCTACAATTCAGCAAGGACAAAACCATCACATGCATCGAGTGGCATCCAACAGTAAAAG GCGTTGTTGCCGTGTCTTGTGCTGAACGATTGTCATTCGATGAAAGAATCAATCAGTCGTCATATCTCATCACACAACCATCTCTCGTTCTGATCTGGAGTTTTACCGACCCCATACACCCACAA ATCATGTTGGAGGCACCCGACGACATCTTCATATTCAAGTTCAATCCTACTAATCCCAACTACATTGCAGGCGGTTGTCTTAACGGACAG GTCGTGCTGTGGGATATTTCGGCTCACGAGGATCGTCTTCGTAGTCAAAAAGAGAGCGGACACAGCGACAAGAGCAAGACAGCT ACATTGTTGGATGACGAGAAGCCTGAACATGCTCCGATCATTCGCTATTGTGCTGTTTCCAGTATCGAGCACGGGCACACTATGTGTATTGAAGATCTTCAATGGCTTCCTGATCACATGGAG CTGACTAGAATGGGGGACGTTTTGGAGAACCAACAAAACTACTGCAATCAGCTTATGACATGTGCAACAGATGG ACATGTTATGATTTGGGACACTCGTCCCCTCCAAAGAAAAAGAATGAAAAGGAGCCTGTCAATGTGCGTCCCCTCCACCCAGCATCAGTACCAacaac tcaaatatctagaCCTCGTTTGGAGGCCAATGATTAAG ATTCCATTACCAAAAGGTCGGGGCAATGCAGAATTCCCTGCAGTGAGTTTCAGTATACGAGAGAGGCAGCAGGGACCACTGTGGGGATTGAAAG TAAGAGTTGCTGCCAGTACCAGCAGCATCAAAACATTCCCTGCAAAGCAGCCAGAGAAAATAGCTGAAGAGCCAGAGAAACCAGGAGAGAAGTCGACTTCCGAGGTTACGCCACTGGATCATGTCAGCACAAAGTTCTATGTTGGCACTGAG GATGGTGAAGTTGTGTATATCAGTTGGAAAATGGAAAAAGATCCCGAGTCGGGTCAACCAGTAG CATCTCAACCCCTACATTCAATGTCCCCTCACTGTGGAACGGTTCGCTGTGTTCAACGTTCACCATTCTTCAACGACATCTTGTTGACTGTTGGAGGATGGGATTTCTGTATCTGGAAAGAAGGCGTAAAT AATGGTCCCCTTCTGAAATCAACATCAGCTCCCGTGCAACTGACTGGTGGTCACTGGAGTCCATCTAGAGCAG GTGTCTTCTTCATTGCTCGAGCTGATGGAAACATTGAGGTGTGGGACTTCTTAGACAG ATCACATGAACCATCAAAGATGCAAAATGTCAGTGCCGCTTCAATCACATCCATCTATCCATTCCAGTTATCAG CAAAGCAGCAGTTACTCGCTGTTGGCGATCGCTTGGGGACATTACACATTGTTGAAATACCGTGGAGTTACAGACATGCTGCATCAAGCGAG GTTTCATCTGTGGAGGGATTTTTCGACCGAGAGGTAAAGCGGCTGCAGTATTTTGACGAGAGAGCAAGGAACCGGAATATCCGCCAACCTGACGTTGCTATAGTG TCGGCTGGCGATGAGAAAGAAGCAGCTCAGAAG GAATATGATGCATATTTGGAAACGGAACATAAACTGCTTGTTCAGCTGGGTTTGCGTGAAGAAAAACCTGATGATTAG
- the LOC134185770 gene encoding transgelin-3-like, producing the protein MGDSMRATKSGIGADIQKKMEAKYDAALEEGTPQKVIEWVNAVLAGHHDPCPGFQAEQVAVYFKNGVALCKLMNLLTGGNKLKFNEKSSQRFVCMGQIENFVKAAESEFGMKNTETFQANDLFEGLKGNMINVVNSLHELGLRSNQRGFSPRYAGAGKMAEQNVRGFTDEEIKKASAQAISKVSSGSHGGATQSGMSFGTTRKI; encoded by the exons ATGGGAGACAGCATGCGAGCAACGAAGTCGGGCATTGGCGCTGACATCCAGAAGAAG ATGGAAGCAAAGTACGATGCTGCCCTCGAAGAGGGCACACCACAGAAAGTGATTGAGTGGGTGAATGCAGTCCTGGCAGGACATCACGATCCTTGCCCTGGTTTTCAAGCCGAGCAAGTCGCAGTGTATTTTAAGAATGGTGTGGCACTATGCAA GTTGATGAATCTGTTGACGGGCGGAAACAAGTTGAAATTTAATGAGAAATCTTCTCAgagatttgtttgt ATGGGGCAGATAGAAAATTTCGTGAAGGCTGCAGAATCGGAATTCGGTATGAAGAATACTGAAACGTTTCAGGCGAACGATCTTTTTGAGGGTCTCAAAGGCAACATGATAAAT GTTGTCAACTCTCTTCATGAGCTGGGTTTGAGATCAAACCAACGAGGATTCTCGCCACGTTACGCAGGAGCTGGCAAGATGGCCGAACAAAATGTGCGAGGATTTACCGACGAGGAAATCAAGAAAGCATCGGCTCAAGCTATCTCGAAAGTTTCTTCGGGCTCTCACGGTGGGGCCACTCAATCTGGGATGTCATTTGGCACAACCCGAAAGATATGA